The window GGCATCGACGGGCGGGACTTGCTGGAGCAGAAGCAGGGCGAGGGGGAGAGCAATCATCGACAAGGGTTCCGGTAAGGGCAGGATGGGATCAGAAGGCGAGCTGAGCGGAGAAGAATCCGCCGCGCTGCTTCTCGAAGGTCGCGATCGAGCCGAGATCGACATAGGCGGCGGTCAGGGTGACGTTGTCGGTCAGGGCGTAAGCGGCGAACAGGTCGATCCAGTCGTCCTCACCCAAGCCCAGATTGTCGGGCTTGGTGCGCAGTTCTGCGCCGACCACTGCGCTGCGCGACAGCTGGTAGGCTAGCGAACCCTCGAACTGGAGCGAGCGGCCGTCGTCCGCCGCATTGCCGAAACCGAGCAGCCCGCCCTCGTTGGCCGAGGTATAGCGGACAGTCGCGGACGCGAGCACGCTGTGCGACAGGAACAGTTTGGAGGCACTGACGAACAGGTCGGTGCCGGCGGCACTGTCGGCCCCCACGGCCTGTACCACGGCGGCGTCGCGGCTGCGCTTGTGCTGGATCCCGACGCTGATCTGCGGCAACAGCGGATCGCCATAGACGAGGTCGCCGACCAGGCGCACCTTGGCCCCGAATACATCCTGGTTGAAGGTGTAACCCTTTCCGAGGCCAAGCGCGGCACCGGCATCGCGGGTGTCGAAGTTCTGCCGGGCGTAGGACAGCTCGAACCGGTTGGCGATGCCGACCGCGATGCCGTGGCTCTGCCAGCCGAAATCTGGCAGCTCGATCAGCGTGACATGGCCGGTCAGGCCAACGCCGCTGTCGGTCTCAAGCCCGCCGATGGTCGCCCAGGTCGCGACACCGCCGC of the Qipengyuania gaetbuli genome contains:
- a CDS encoding DUF3034 family protein, whose product is MSRLFALFAPTLALALVATPAAAEDAPPVESDDPLFEAGKLLLTNGVTGIEGSSGGGVATWATIGGLETDSGVGLTGHVTLIELPDFGWQSHGIAVGIANRFELSYARQNFDTRDAGAALGLGKGYTFNQDVFGAKVRLVGDLVYGDPLLPQISVGIQHKRSRDAAVVQAVGADSAAGTDLFVSASKLFLSHSVLASATVRYTSANEGGLLGFGNAADDGRSLQFEGSLAYQLSRSAVVGAELRTKPDNLGLGEDDWIDLFAAYALTDNVTLTAAYVDLGSIATFEKQRGGFFSAQLAF